The following coding sequences are from one Mycoplasma mycoides subsp. capri window:
- the phnC gene encoding phosphonate ABC transporter ATP-binding protein, with translation MILFNNVNKVWPNGKQVLKNINLEINKGELVAVIGLSGAGKTTLLKTINKINDISSGEIIIDFDKTKEHYEVTKTRGKKLQKLRQKIGLMSQEYNNIANKTVLQNVLNARVSSQKGINKILGFFKREDKMIALNSLDKLNLLDYAYIRADNLSGGQQQRVALARTLAQQPFLIIADEPVSALDPILANQVMKDFKNINKKDGITVIINIHHVDLAKKYATRVIGLNNGEIVFDDVPSKLDAQAMKKIYGE, from the coding sequence ATGATACTATTTAATAATGTAAATAAAGTTTGACCTAATGGAAAACAAGTTTTAAAAAATATAAATTTAGAAATTAATAAAGGTGAATTAGTTGCAGTTATTGGGTTATCTGGAGCTGGAAAAACTACACTTTTAAAAACCATTAATAAAATTAATGATATTTCTTCAGGTGAAATTATTATTGATTTTGATAAAACAAAAGAGCATTATGAAGTAACTAAAACTAGAGGTAAAAAACTTCAAAAACTTAGACAAAAAATTGGTTTAATGTCTCAAGAATATAACAACATTGCAAATAAAACAGTTTTACAAAATGTTTTAAACGCTAGAGTAAGTAGTCAAAAAGGAATAAACAAAATTCTTGGATTCTTTAAAAGAGAAGATAAGATGATTGCTTTAAATTCTTTAGACAAATTAAACCTATTAGATTATGCTTATATAAGAGCTGATAATTTAAGTGGTGGTCAACAACAACGTGTAGCACTAGCTAGAACCTTAGCTCAACAACCTTTTTTAATCATTGCTGATGAACCTGTTTCTGCTTTAGATCCAATTCTTGCAAATCAAGTAATGAAAGATTTTAAAAACATTAATAAAAAAGATGGAATTACTGTAATAATCAATATTCACCATGTTGATCTTGCAAAAAAATATGCAACAAGAGTAATTGGATTAAATAATGGAGAAATTGTTTTTGATGATGTTCCAAGTAAATTGGATGCTCAAGCAATGAAAAAAATCTATGGAGAATAG
- a CDS encoding substrate-binding domain-containing protein, with the protein MKKLISLMGISLLATSATVVTVACGKRDNELRVVFVPSQNQTEVESTTASLERLLTESLKEKASKRGAKFDKKVKVTTSQNYEIAGQSLANGNEDIGFLPINTYSAYRGEKQNDGTYSKLGVLLTAGRSGVTPETTLQDFKNGDKFDNEKATTQISDETSFNLIKNYKDSVEKAKPNADKDGYSKGIYDSQNPANYYRSYVFANIPILKSISVDNNSNGEWKGKNYYEAIDSLLKDGNKNGNVKKYKDLLKMLFQNPKVKIGIGKSKTSSSGFLYPVLWLKDFVGLSETEITKMLTEKDTSRRFVKALSFTDSATTIGSKDAKAESSKYAITFGFSDIRFRDRQTDGKDENKIREERQKEKELFENSLVIGASQSIYNDGISYSKSSKSVFKDKQLLDDVRQSFVDLIEKNDEAKKIFKIYNHERYIIPGSKIDEEISKSNTNIEAIKKLVKDINW; encoded by the coding sequence ATGAAAAAATTAATATCATTAATGGGAATAAGTTTATTAGCTACTAGTGCTACTGTTGTTACTGTTGCTTGTGGTAAAAGAGATAACGAACTAAGAGTTGTTTTTGTTCCATCTCAAAACCAAACTGAAGTTGAATCAACAACAGCATCACTAGAAAGATTGTTAACTGAATCTTTAAAAGAAAAGGCTTCAAAAAGAGGAGCTAAATTCGATAAAAAAGTTAAAGTTACAACTAGTCAAAACTATGAAATTGCTGGTCAATCATTAGCTAATGGAAATGAAGATATTGGATTTTTACCTATAAATACTTATTCAGCTTATAGAGGTGAAAAGCAAAACGATGGAACTTATAGTAAATTAGGAGTTCTATTAACTGCTGGAAGATCTGGTGTAACTCCTGAAACTACACTTCAAGATTTTAAAAATGGCGATAAGTTTGATAACGAAAAGGCAACCACTCAAATAAGTGATGAAACATCATTCAACTTAATTAAGAATTATAAGGATTCTGTTGAAAAAGCTAAGCCTAATGCTGATAAGGATGGTTATTCAAAAGGAATATATGATTCACAAAATCCTGCAAACTACTATAGATCATATGTTTTTGCAAATATTCCAATTTTAAAATCTATTAGTGTAGATAACAATTCAAATGGTGAATGAAAAGGTAAAAATTACTATGAAGCTATTGATTCTTTATTAAAAGATGGTAATAAAAATGGTAATGTAAAAAAATACAAAGATCTTTTAAAAATGCTATTTCAAAATCCTAAAGTTAAAATTGGAATTGGTAAATCTAAAACATCAAGTTCAGGATTCTTATATCCAGTTTTATGACTAAAAGACTTTGTAGGATTAAGTGAAACTGAAATTACTAAAATGTTAACTGAAAAAGATACTAGCAGAAGATTTGTAAAAGCTCTTTCATTTACTGATTCAGCAACAACTATTGGAAGCAAAGATGCAAAAGCTGAAAGTAGTAAATATGCAATTACTTTTGGTTTTTCTGATATTCGTTTTAGAGATAGACAAACAGATGGTAAAGACGAAAATAAAATAAGAGAAGAAAGACAAAAAGAAAAAGAATTATTTGAAAATTCATTAGTTATTGGTGCTTCACAATCAATTTATAATGATGGTATTTCTTATTCAAAATCATCAAAATCAGTTTTTAAAGATAAACAACTTTTAGATGATGTAAGACAATCATTTGTTGATCTAATTGAAAAAAATGATGAAGCTAAAAAGATATTTAAAATTTACAACCATGAAAGATATATCATTCCTGGAAGTAAAATAGATGAAGAGATTTCAAAATCTAATACAAATATCGAAGCTATTAAAAAATTAGTAAAAGATATTAATTGATAG
- the asnS gene encoding asparagine--tRNA ligase — protein MEIRQIFEQHSELLDKEVEILGRVRSNRQGKFVSFMILNDGTTFTDLQVVYKTKTKGYEQALQARVSSIVKVIGRVVLTPEKQQKFELQADEIELIDQAIEDYPLQKKEHTTEYLREIAHLRAKTKTFNAIFKIRSAAAYAIHRFFNERNFVYIHSPIITSNDAEGAGEAFLVTTREDADYEKDFFGKKASLTVSGQLHAEAFAQAFKKVYTFGPTFRAENSNTAKHAAEFWMIEPEVAFADLKDNIQLIQDMVKYIINYIFKHNRRELEFCNEHLENGLIDKLNNVRNSEFKITTYTQAIEILKQAVKDGHKFEVSDIEFGLDLGTEHERYICEQVNKAPTFVTNYPKEIKAFYMKQNDDNKTVAAVDLLVPGIGELVGGSQREDNYEKLIKRCKEVNIDIDQLEWYNNLRLYGYYKSAGFGLGFERLVMYITGASNIRDVIPFPRTPKNLLF, from the coding sequence ATGGAAATCAGACAAATATTTGAACAACACTCTGAATTACTTGATAAAGAAGTTGAAATACTTGGTAGAGTTAGATCTAATAGACAAGGTAAATTTGTTTCATTTATGATTTTAAATGACGGAACAACTTTTACTGATTTACAAGTAGTTTATAAAACTAAAACTAAAGGATATGAACAAGCATTACAAGCAAGAGTTAGTTCAATTGTTAAAGTTATTGGAAGAGTTGTTTTAACTCCAGAAAAACAACAAAAATTCGAACTACAAGCAGATGAAATCGAACTTATTGATCAAGCAATTGAAGATTATCCATTACAAAAAAAAGAACACACAACTGAATATTTAAGAGAAATCGCTCACTTAAGAGCAAAAACAAAAACATTTAATGCTATTTTTAAAATCAGATCAGCAGCTGCTTATGCTATTCATAGATTTTTTAATGAAAGAAACTTTGTTTATATACATTCACCAATTATTACTTCAAATGATGCTGAAGGAGCTGGTGAAGCATTTTTAGTAACAACACGTGAAGATGCAGACTATGAAAAAGACTTTTTTGGTAAAAAAGCAAGCTTAACAGTTTCAGGACAATTGCATGCAGAAGCTTTTGCTCAAGCTTTTAAAAAAGTTTATACATTTGGTCCTACTTTTAGAGCTGAAAATTCAAATACTGCAAAACATGCTGCTGAATTTTGAATGATTGAACCAGAAGTTGCTTTTGCTGATTTAAAAGATAATATTCAACTAATTCAAGATATGGTTAAATATATCATTAATTACATTTTTAAACACAATAGAAGAGAATTAGAATTTTGTAATGAACATTTAGAAAATGGTTTAATTGATAAATTAAATAATGTTAGAAATTCAGAATTCAAAATTACAACTTATACACAAGCTATTGAAATTTTAAAACAAGCAGTAAAAGATGGTCACAAATTCGAAGTTTCAGATATTGAATTTGGATTAGATTTAGGAACTGAACATGAAAGATATATTTGTGAACAAGTAAATAAAGCTCCAACTTTTGTAACTAATTATCCAAAAGAAATTAAAGCATTTTATATGAAACAAAATGATGATAATAAGACTGTTGCTGCTGTTGATTTATTAGTTCCTGGAATTGGTGAATTAGTTGGTGGAAGTCAACGTGAAGATAATTATGAAAAACTAATCAAAAGATGTAAAGAAGTAAATATTGATATTGATCAATTAGAATGATATAACAATTTAAGATTGTATGGATATTACAAATCAGCTGGGTTTGGGTTAGGATTTGAAAGACTAGTTATGTATATTACTGGAGCTTCAAATATTAGAGATGTTATTCCATTCCCAAGAACTCCAAAAAACTTATTATTTTAA
- a CDS encoding HAD family hydrolase — protein sequence MLKNIKLIVTDLDGTVLHHGKLANDIDKPILEKAIKNNIHVTIATGQPYKSAKPRADLFSIGEHVDLAVLANGALISKISSFEPVYVNKIDNAIVNKMVKKLTELNICTVIFTATASDVYWNNIPFEVDSMIKRNWFERFNKTICSTDGNFDFIDPVQIMIFVPLEKNQILEDWFKAEKLDEHLTSMRNHIETIPIYEFTNITATKGKAIKKMAEILNVDINDVVVFGDNMNDMTMFEEIPNCVAVENAVDQIKQKAKYITDTNINGGVGKFIEKYILN from the coding sequence ATGTTAAAAAATATTAAGCTAATTGTTACAGATTTAGATGGAACAGTTTTACATCATGGAAAATTAGCAAACGATATTGATAAACCAATATTAGAAAAAGCTATTAAAAACAATATCCATGTAACAATAGCAACAGGCCAACCTTATAAATCAGCAAAACCTAGAGCAGATTTATTTAGTATAGGTGAGCACGTTGATTTAGCTGTTTTAGCTAATGGAGCTTTAATTTCAAAAATCAGTAGTTTTGAACCAGTTTATGTAAATAAAATTGATAATGCTATTGTTAATAAAATGGTTAAAAAATTAACTGAATTAAATATTTGTACAGTAATATTTACAGCAACAGCTAGTGATGTTTATTGAAACAATATTCCTTTTGAAGTTGATAGTATGATTAAAAGAAATTGATTTGAAAGATTTAATAAAACAATATGTTCTACTGATGGAAATTTTGATTTTATTGATCCAGTTCAGATTATGATTTTTGTTCCACTAGAAAAAAATCAAATTCTAGAAGATTGATTTAAAGCTGAAAAATTAGATGAACATTTAACAAGTATGAGAAATCATATTGAAACTATTCCAATTTATGAATTTACAAATATTACAGCAACTAAAGGAAAAGCTATTAAAAAAATGGCTGAAATCTTAAATGTTGATATTAATGATGTTGTAGTATTTGGTGATAATATGAACGATATGACAATGTTTGAAGAAATCCCAAATTGTGTAGCTGTAGAAAATGCAGTTGATCAAATTAAACAAAAAGCAAAATATATCACTGATACAAATATAAATGGTGGTGTAGGTAAATTTATAGAAAAATATATTTTAAATTAG
- a CDS encoding alpha/beta hydrolase yields MTAKQKRALIKKSGNKIFRSINKSFAKFHKLLETSVFFKKSHSKKHIYMNPEINKMNKIMRLFFKHKELEFKINDNLIPIKFKTSDNITISALKYITDHKSKKWVIVSHWFLGDKYWSLYWSKAFIELGYNVLVYDFRNHGDSEETPFVTMGLLESKDLIAAINYLNQTQKVQTIGLLGLSMGAFVINYLTLTQQKFLEENKVKFIISDSSYASISSLLNKLLKLSFKRFFSKKYDIYLIKQILKKQKDLTLSDWNKMNLFDKYEKQHIIPAKIPILFIHSIEDKISSHNDSIRMFINRKKFNLNDELLIYETSKHCLSLKEHYYQTIYRILQFENKIIKDNNKTSIALEKMGIIDKIILNNFNEKKEISTFFYKD; encoded by the coding sequence ATGACAGCTAAACAAAAAAGAGCTCTTATTAAAAAAAGTGGGAATAAGATATTTAGATCAATAAATAAATCATTTGCTAAATTTCATAAATTACTTGAAACTTCAGTATTTTTTAAAAAATCTCATTCTAAAAAACATATTTATATGAATCCTGAAATCAATAAAATGAATAAGATTATGAGATTATTTTTTAAACATAAAGAACTAGAATTTAAGATCAACGATAATTTAATTCCAATTAAATTTAAAACTAGTGATAATATAACAATTTCTGCACTTAAATACATAACTGATCATAAGTCTAAAAAATGAGTTATTGTTAGTCATTGATTTTTAGGTGATAAATATTGAAGTTTGTATTGATCTAAAGCTTTTATTGAACTTGGATATAATGTATTAGTTTATGATTTTAGAAATCATGGTGATTCTGAAGAAACACCATTTGTAACAATGGGCTTATTAGAAAGTAAAGATCTAATTGCAGCAATTAATTATTTAAATCAAACTCAAAAAGTACAAACTATTGGTTTACTTGGTTTAAGTATGGGGGCTTTTGTTATTAATTATTTAACTTTAACTCAGCAAAAATTCTTAGAAGAAAACAAAGTTAAATTTATTATTAGTGATAGTAGTTATGCAAGCATTAGTTCTTTATTAAATAAGTTATTAAAACTAAGCTTTAAAAGATTTTTTTCTAAAAAATATGATATTTATTTAATTAAACAAATTTTAAAAAAGCAAAAAGATTTAACTTTATCTGATTGAAATAAAATGAATTTGTTTGACAAATATGAAAAACAGCATATTATTCCAGCTAAAATTCCAATTTTATTTATTCATTCAATTGAAGATAAAATTTCTAGTCATAATGATTCAATAAGAATGTTTATAAATAGAAAAAAATTTAATCTAAATGATGAACTTTTAATTTATGAAACTTCAAAACATTGTTTAAGTTTAAAAGAACATTATTATCAAACTATATATAGAATTTTACAATTTGAAAACAAAATTATAAAAGATAATAATAAAACAAGCATAGCTTTAGAAAAGATGGGTATTATTGATAAAATCATCTTAAATAACTTTAATGAAAAAAAAGAAATTTCAACATTTTTTTATAAAGACTAA
- the tsaD gene encoding tRNA (adenosine(37)-N6)-threonylcarbamoyltransferase complex transferase subunit TsaD, which translates to MKILAIESSCDEFSISIIDNNKILTNVISSQIKDHQVFGGVVPELAARLHVQNFNWVLKAALTEANLSIKDIDYVAYTKSPGLIGSLIVGKLVAETISLYINKPILALDHIQGHIFGASIENEFIYPVLAMVVSGGHTQIEIINSANDFQIIGSTRDDAIGECYDKVARVLGLSYPGGPILDKLALKGNKDSYLLPVLKDEDNYDFSYSGLKTACINLIHNLNQKNQEINLEDFAASFQYTATNIVEKKLEKAIKEFKPKTLTVAGGVSANSEIRKIILRLGEKYNIKNTFVPKMSYCTDNAAMIAKLAYEKILLNNK; encoded by the coding sequence ATGAAAATCTTAGCTATTGAGTCAAGTTGTGATGAATTTTCTATTTCGATTATTGATAATAATAAAATTCTTACAAACGTTATTTCATCTCAAATAAAAGATCATCAAGTATTTGGTGGTGTTGTTCCTGAATTAGCAGCAAGATTACATGTACAAAATTTTAATTGAGTATTAAAAGCAGCATTAACCGAAGCTAATTTAAGTATCAAAGATATTGATTATGTAGCTTATACAAAATCTCCAGGATTAATTGGTTCTTTGATTGTTGGAAAACTTGTAGCTGAAACTATTAGTTTATATATAAACAAACCAATATTAGCTTTAGATCATATTCAAGGACATATTTTTGGAGCTAGTATTGAAAATGAGTTTATATATCCAGTTTTAGCAATGGTTGTTTCTGGTGGACATACTCAAATTGAAATTATTAATTCTGCAAATGATTTTCAAATCATTGGATCAACTAGAGATGATGCTATTGGTGAATGTTATGACAAAGTAGCTAGAGTTTTAGGGCTTTCTTATCCAGGAGGACCAATTTTAGATAAATTGGCTTTAAAAGGAAATAAAGATTCTTATTTATTACCTGTTTTAAAAGATGAAGATAATTATGATTTTTCTTATTCTGGATTAAAAACTGCTTGTATAAATTTGATTCATAATTTGAATCAAAAAAATCAAGAAATTAATTTAGAAGATTTTGCAGCTAGTTTTCAATATACAGCAACAAACATTGTTGAAAAAAAACTAGAAAAAGCAATTAAAGAATTTAAACCAAAAACATTAACTGTTGCTGGTGGGGTAAGTGCTAATAGTGAAATTAGAAAAATAATTTTAAGATTGGGTGAAAAATACAATATTAAAAATACATTTGTTCCTAAGATGAGTTATTGTACAGATAATGCTGCTATGATTGCTAAATTAGCATATGAAAAAATTCTTTTAAATAACAAATAA
- a CDS encoding DUF2188 domain-containing protein — MAEKQATVYHVTPYDGKWQVKGVGNTRPTKLFDTQKEAIAYANELTKKRQGSVIIHRTTGQVRDSINNKDKKK; from the coding sequence ATGGCTGAAAAACAAGCAACAGTTTATCATGTTACACCATATGATGGTAAATGACAAGTAAAAGGTGTAGGTAACACACGTCCTACTAAATTATTTGATACTCAAAAAGAAGCCATTGCTTATGCTAACGAGTTAACAAAAAAACGCCAAGGTTCAGTAATCATTCATAGAACTACAGGTCAAGTTAGAGATAGCATTAATAACAAAGACAAGAAAAAATAA
- the mnmE gene encoding tRNA uridine-5-carboxymethylaminomethyl(34) synthesis GTPase MnmE, translating to MLINDTVVAPATNISTQAIALIRVSGSEAFLIVNKLIKDKKLEEKRGLFLRKLYFENELIDEVVLSCFVAPNSFTGENVVEIACHGGILNTNKIINILIQSGARMALRGEFSQRSFLNGKIDLIQAEGINNLIHAKNDLALKIGVANMSGSNNKAIIELKDNLLDIISRIQVSIDYPDYDDVEGSSIEDLTNLLEIINDQINKLLMRSKMAFKNSEGIKTAIIGQTNVGKSSILNALINEDKAIVTDIPGTTRDIVEGQINLENVSLNLIDTAGIRKTSDVVENLGILKSKNLINEADLVLFVVNKENINDSDNQEIFELLKDKTYILIVNKAEKLSQTEKQNLEKKYENIVFTSAINHDIDQLVLRINQMFLNEEISKNDELILIGLNQITLVEQIKNKLSTALSVIKSGMPIDIVNVDLYDAWNLLNELIGVEYEDEIIDNIFRKYCLGK from the coding sequence ATGTTAATAAATGATACAGTAGTTGCTCCTGCTACAAATATTTCAACTCAAGCTATTGCTTTAATTAGAGTTAGTGGTTCTGAAGCTTTTTTAATAGTTAATAAGCTAATTAAAGATAAAAAACTAGAAGAAAAAAGAGGATTATTTTTAAGAAAATTGTATTTTGAAAACGAATTAATTGATGAAGTAGTTTTATCTTGTTTTGTTGCTCCTAATTCTTTTACTGGTGAAAATGTTGTTGAAATTGCTTGTCATGGTGGAATTTTAAATACTAATAAAATCATCAATATTTTAATTCAATCAGGAGCTAGAATGGCTTTAAGAGGAGAATTTAGTCAACGTTCTTTTTTAAATGGAAAAATTGATTTAATTCAAGCTGAAGGTATTAATAATTTAATTCATGCAAAAAATGATTTAGCTTTAAAAATTGGTGTTGCTAATATGAGTGGATCTAATAATAAAGCAATTATTGAATTAAAAGATAATTTATTAGATATTATTAGTCGTATTCAAGTTTCAATTGATTATCCTGATTATGATGATGTTGAAGGCTCAAGTATAGAAGATTTAACTAATTTATTAGAAATTATTAATGATCAAATTAATAAACTTTTAATGAGATCTAAAATGGCTTTTAAAAACTCTGAAGGAATTAAAACTGCTATTATTGGTCAAACTAATGTTGGTAAATCATCAATTTTAAATGCTTTAATTAATGAAGATAAAGCAATTGTTACAGATATTCCAGGAACTACTAGAGATATAGTTGAAGGACAAATTAATCTAGAAAATGTTAGTTTAAATTTAATTGATACAGCTGGAATTAGAAAAACTAGTGATGTTGTTGAAAATTTAGGAATTTTAAAATCTAAAAACTTAATCAATGAAGCTGATTTAGTTTTATTTGTTGTTAATAAAGAAAATATTAATGATTCAGATAATCAAGAAATTTTTGAACTTTTAAAAGATAAAACTTATATTTTAATTGTAAATAAGGCTGAAAAACTAAGTCAAACTGAAAAACAAAACTTAGAAAAAAAATATGAAAATATTGTATTTACTAGTGCTATAAATCACGATATAGACCAATTAGTTTTAAGAATTAATCAAATGTTTTTAAATGAAGAGATTAGTAAAAATGATGAACTAATTTTAATTGGATTAAATCAAATTACTTTAGTTGAACAAATCAAAAACAAACTTTCAACTGCTTTAAGTGTAATTAAATCAGGAATGCCTATTGATATAGTAAACGTTGATTTATATGATGCTTGAAACCTATTAAATGAACTAATTGGTGTTGAGTATGAAGATGAAATTATTGATAATATCTTTAGAAAATATTGTTTAGGAAAATAA
- the rpsT gene encoding 30S ribosomal protein S20, translated as MANIKSQEKRVLTNEKSRLANKAFKSEIKTAIKKALNAKSNDDANKAELVNHAVSLVDKGLKKGIFKDNKAAREKSRLMSA; from the coding sequence ATGGCAAATATTAAATCTCAAGAAAAACGTGTTTTAACTAATGAAAAATCAAGATTAGCAAATAAAGCATTTAAATCAGAAATTAAAACTGCTATTAAAAAAGCTTTAAATGCAAAATCTAATGATGATGCAAATAAAGCTGAATTAGTTAATCATGCAGTAAGTTTAGTAGATAAAGGTTTAAAAAAAGGAATCTTTAAAGATAATAAAGCTGCTAGAGAAAAATCACGCTTAATGAGTGCTTAG
- a CDS encoding lipoprotein, whose product MKKLLAILGSVIISASTATLVIACKVSDNKIIKTTKGTDSTTKNLTKSNNNNSENPNNNSNDQKNSDIKKENELIEVDKNDVKTLKLKIEDLKSQKLKIEAEYNKKELELKNKATKTITEAKNNLENNKSTIKQEIEKNNNKLENLTKDLTIEDEIDDIKEELEQLNELLLETKQLEKDNKQKLDVYEKELNEVKQLDKKIEEISSLIELVNNISMIEKQIQSTEDTYKQFIAVEEKILEEIKQKNKTLETIKNDLITTDNFSDLFFLNNRRNYVFNYEYINNLKEEIAKNNKQEQEIKKTKAQQEELKNKALEQLTKNKKLAEENKSKISELQNSLQEINGKKDIAAKRVLDNNNLYSQTKKLDSEYKDELKNLQKEILKFTNDQKNLSNKLKEHQDQLNKLFIEKTQLENSLFELETKTKNIIDQTIKDLDKDIQDLDLEAYQKEVKIDSQINKLEELINKNKK is encoded by the coding sequence ATGAAAAAATTATTAGCAATACTAGGATCAGTAATAATTAGTGCAAGTACAGCTACTTTAGTTATTGCTTGTAAAGTTTCTGATAATAAAATAATAAAGACAACTAAAGGAACTGATTCAACTACAAAAAACTTAACAAAATCAAATAATAATAATTCTGAAAATCCAAATAATAACTCTAATGATCAAAAAAACTCAGATATTAAAAAAGAAAATGAACTTATAGAAGTTGATAAAAATGATGTTAAGACTTTAAAACTAAAAATTGAAGATCTTAAATCTCAAAAGTTAAAAATAGAAGCTGAATATAATAAAAAAGAATTAGAATTAAAAAATAAAGCTACAAAAACTATAACTGAAGCTAAAAATAACCTTGAAAATAACAAAAGTACAATAAAACAAGAAATTGAAAAAAATAATAATAAATTAGAAAATCTAACTAAAGATTTAACCATTGAAGATGAAATAGATGATATTAAAGAAGAACTAGAGCAATTAAATGAATTATTATTAGAAACTAAACAACTAGAAAAGGATAATAAACAAAAACTAGATGTTTATGAAAAAGAACTTAATGAAGTTAAACAATTAGATAAAAAAATAGAAGAGATTAGCTCTTTAATAGAATTAGTTAATAATATTTCAATGATTGAAAAACAAATACAAAGTACAGAAGACACTTACAAACAATTTATTGCAGTTGAAGAAAAAATATTAGAAGAAATCAAACAAAAAAATAAAACTTTAGAAACTATTAAAAACGATCTTATAACTACAGACAATTTTTCAGATCTTTTCTTTTTAAATAATAGAAGAAATTATGTTTTTAATTACGAATATATAAATAACTTAAAAGAAGAAATAGCTAAAAATAATAAACAAGAACAAGAAATCAAAAAAACAAAAGCACAGCAAGAAGAACTAAAAAACAAAGCACTTGAACAACTAACTAAAAATAAGAAATTAGCTGAAGAAAATAAATCAAAAATTTCTGAATTACAAAATTCACTACAAGAAATTAATGGTAAAAAAGATATAGCAGCTAAACGTGTTTTAGATAATAATAATCTTTATTCTCAAACTAAAAAACTTGACTCAGAGTATAAAGATGAACTTAAAAATCTTCAAAAAGAAATTTTGAAATTTACTAATGATCAAAAAAACTTATCTAATAAATTAAAAGAACATCAAGATCAATTAAATAAACTATTTATAGAAAAAACTCAACTTGAAAACTCACTTTTTGAACTAGAAACTAAAACAAAAAATATAATTGATCAAACTATAAAAGATCTTGATAAAGATATTCAGGATTTAGATTTAGAAGCTTATCAAAAAGAAGTAAAAATTGATTCACAAATCAATAAGTTAGAAGAACTAATTAATAAAAATAAAAAGTAG
- a CDS encoding coiled-coil domain-containing protein has product MTNLDKYIKEREGLIAVASNFKKIIEETNTNSKKLIDENKMKLAKAEEKQKMLESIRTDANDTNNSSYEFYYNFGKTRYEILSELPSKIKEAKEEKEQLNKLVKQLEEQKQKLIDDLVIKKITAKQVKDRLPSLMTELDSITKEKQMLDEHLSEVNPQIVEIKKELESSKNDIKNLEKGLQDANKIQEGLIKKLDEAKREITQLESQKVELEKSLFELEAKTKETIDQTIEDLDQDIQDLDWEVYDDEKKIEDEITKLEKAISQIQEFIKEIEKYY; this is encoded by the coding sequence ATGACAAATTTAGACAAGTATATAAAAGAAAGAGAAGGTTTAATTGCAGTTGCATCTAATTTCAAAAAAATTATTGAAGAAACTAATACAAATAGTAAAAAGTTAATAGATGAAAACAAAATGAAACTTGCAAAAGCTGAAGAAAAACAAAAAATGTTAGAATCTATTAGAACTGATGCTAATGATACAAATAATTCTTCATATGAATTCTACTACAACTTTGGTAAAACAAGATATGAGATTTTATCTGAATTACCATCTAAAATAAAAGAAGCTAAAGAAGAGAAAGAACAATTAAATAAATTAGTAAAGCAATTAGAAGAACAAAAACAAAAGCTAATTGATGATTTAGTAATTAAAAAAATAACTGCTAAACAAGTAAAAGATAGACTTCCATCATTAATGACAGAATTAGATTCAATAACAAAAGAAAAACAAATGCTTGATGAACATTTATCAGAAGTAAATCCTCAAATAGTTGAAATCAAAAAAGAACTTGAATCATCAAAAAATGATATTAAAAATCTAGAAAAAGGTTTACAAGACGCTAATAAAATTCAAGAAGGTTTAATTAAAAAACTAGATGAAGCAAAAAGAGAAATAACTCAATTAGAATCTCAAAAAGTTGAACTTGAAAAATCACTTTTTGAACTAGAAGCTAAAACAAAAGAAACAATTGATCAAACCATAGAAGATTTAGATCAAGACATTCAAGATTTAGACTGAGAAGTTTATGATGATGAAAAGAAAATAGAAGATGAAATCACTAAATTAGAAAAAGCAATTTCTCAAATTCAAGAATTCATTAAAGAAATTGAAAAATACTATTAA